One Prunus dulcis chromosome 7, ALMONDv2, whole genome shotgun sequence DNA segment encodes these proteins:
- the LOC117635930 gene encoding zinc finger CCCH domain-containing protein 20 — MMLGEPHRPNPTVHVPPWLQLDDPTAEVYSPFPLSGVSVNSEGNANGADYNSPYYLHEALTTFQRYLPSNETDPDSDSDISVRESDSPVDAYSCDHFRMFEFKVRRCARGRSHDWTECPYAHPGEKARRRDPRKYHYSGTACPDFRKGHCKKGDACEFAHGVFECWLHPARYRTQPCKDGTSCKRRVCFFAHTPEQLRVLPQQSPRGSNSLSTAESYDGSPLRQAIEAAASCGKTLPFLSSTPEESPEISPPVSPMTRSLSRSLGSNSVNEVVASLRNLQLGKVKSLPSSWNVQVGSSGFGSPGSPGFVSPRGSILRPGFCSLPSTPTRVPGRSGIGYLDFCEEGCEEEPAMERVESGRGLRAKMFERLREENSLGRVESGPSGGAPDVGWVSELVK; from the coding sequence atgATGCTCGGAGAACCGCATCGTCCCAATCCAACGGTCCACGTCCCTCCGTGGCTTCAACTCGACGATCCCACGGCGGAGGTGTACTCTCCGTTCCCCCTGAGCGGTGTGTCCGTTAACTCTGAGGGCAATGCAAACGGCGCCGACTACAACAGCCCTTACTATCTGCACGAAGCCCTGACGACGTTCCAGCGCTACTTGCCCTCCAACGAAACCGACCCGGACTCCGACTCGGACATTTCGGTTCGCGAATCGGACTCTCCCGTCGACGCATACTCCTGCGACCATTTCAGGATGTTCGAGTTCAAGGTAAGGCGCTGCGCACGCGGGAGGTCACATGACTGGACCGAGTGTCCTTACGCCCACCCGGGAGAGAAGGCCCGGCGCCGCGACCCGAGAAAGTACCACTATTCGGGTACGGCTTGCCCCGATTTCCGAAAGGGTCATTGCAAGAAAGGCGATGCGTGCGAGTTCGCGCACGGCGTTTTCGAGTGCTGGCTCCACCCGGCGCGCTATCGTACGCAGCCGTGTAAGGACGGCACGAGCTGTAAGCGAAGGGTTTGTTTCTTCGCGCACACGCCAGAGCAGCTAAGGGTTTTGCCTCAGCAGAGCCCTAGGGGCTCCAACTCGCTCAGCACGGCCGAGTCGTACGACGGGTCGCCTCTTAGGCAGGCGATAGAGGCTGCTGCCTCATGCGGGAAGACGCTGCCTTTTCTGTCATCCACGCCAGAGGAGTCGCCGGAAATATCCCCGCCAGTGTCTCCGATGACCCGGTCGCTGAGTCGGTCTCTGGGTTCGAACTCCGTCAACGAAGTGGTTGCTTCACTGAGGAACTTGCAGCTTGGAAAGGTCAAGTCTTTGCCTTCTTCTTGGAATGTTCAGGTGGGTTCTTCCGGGTTTGGGTCTCCGGGCTCTCCCGGGTTCGTGTCTCCACGCGGGTCAATTCTTCGACCCGGTTTCTGTAGCCTTCCCTCGACTCCGACCCGTGTACCGGGCCGTTCTGGAATTGGGTATTTGGATTTCTGCGAGGAGGGTTGTGAGGAAGAGCCTGCCATGGAGAGGGTGGAGTCTGGAAGGGGATTGAGGGCGAAGATGTTTGAGAGACTGAGGGAGGAGAATTCTCTGGGTCGGGTCGAATCAGGCCCGAGCGGTGGTGCTCCTGATGTTGGGTGGGTTTCGGAGCTGGTGAAGTGA
- the LOC117635637 gene encoding transcription factor MYB87-like, with protein MGRAPCCDKSKVKRGPWSPEEDTTLKNYLHNHGTGGNWISLPTKAGLNRCGKSCRLRWLNYLRPDIKRGGFTEEEDNLICTLYGTIGSRWSVIASQLPGRTDNDVKNYWNTKLKKKFFAANNMNLASREFPASVPKFESGTPQDHGTSSSCFDGTLPYLMDVSLGQSFDQQKQISQFPHSNFLEVNDFGTCGSKSFTNISSSQEASSLPTSSILGLENNYTLWSGDESGALTDYGFEPPADALLGNFGY; from the exons ATGGGAAGAGCTCCATGCTGTGACAAATCTAAAGTGAAAAGAGGACCGTGGTCCCCAGAAGAAGACACCACCCTCAAGAACTACCTCCACAACCATGGCACTGGTGGCAATTGGATTTCTCTCCCTACCAAAGCAG GCCTCAACCGTTGCGGTAAGAGTTGTCGATTGAGATGGCTGAATTATCTTAGGCCAGACATCAAGCGTGGAGGTTTTACTGAGGAGGAAGACAACCTTATTTGCACTCTCTACGGTACCATTGGAAGTAG GTGGTCTGTTATAGCATCCCAACTGCCAGGAAGAACAGACAATGATGTCAAAAACTATTGGAACAccaagttgaagaaaaaattctTCGCAGCAAATAACATGAATTTGGCTTCAAGAGAGTTTCCGGCTTCAGTTCCCAAATTTGAATCTGGAACCCCTCAGGATCATGGGACTTCATCATCTTGTTTTGATGGTACATTGCCATATCTAATGGACGTGAGCTTGGGGCAGAGTTTTGAtcaacaaaagcaaataagTCAATTTCCTCATTCAAATTTTCTGGAAGTTAATGATTTTGGCACTTGTGGAAGTAAGAGTTTCACCAATATTTCATCATCTCAAGAAGCTTCAAGTCTTCCCACTTCAtctattttgggtttggagaACAATTACACCCTGTGGTCTGGCGATGAAAGTGGGGCTCTTACGGACTATGGATTTGAGCCTCCTGCTGATGCTCTTCTGGGTAACTTTGGTTATTAG